From the Mastacembelus armatus chromosome 14, fMasArm1.2, whole genome shotgun sequence genome, one window contains:
- the LOC113143580 gene encoding histamine H2 receptor-like has protein sequence MISTDLRWLVLVSFIILTISGNVLVCLAVGLSRRLWRISNCFVVSLAVTDLLLGLLVLPLSATVELRNGKWPFGGALCNIYISLDVMLCASSILTLLAISVDRYLAISTPLSYSQRVTPLRVKLAMMAIWALSLALSFVPIHLGWNTVDYRVQHLDWGMGDEDMEGQYCQFEWNNNYVLIYAFGSFYLPLLLMCGMYLCIFKVAREQVRRIRVATPSFARAASTAAIAQEHKATVTLAAVLGAFVICWFPYFTFFTCVGIKDKTNPPNTFHSVVQWLGYFNSTLNPILYPSFNRNFRRAYGELFGWRGQSCRKIQLMGVSVHKRFTFTNRESVSQQSEVFLT, from the exons ATGATCTCCACAGATCTCCGCTGGCTGGTCCTTGTGTCTTTTATCATTCTAACCATCAGTGGGAATGTGCTGGTGTGTTTGGCTGTGGGGCTCAGCCGTCGACTCTGGCGCATTTCCAACTGCTTTGTGGTGTCACTGGCAGTGACAGATCTCCTGCTAGGCCTGCTGGTGCTGCCCTTGTCTGCCACTGTGGAGCTGCGCAATGGGAAATGGCCCTTTGGAGGAGCCCTGTGTAACATCTACATTTCACTGGATGTCATGTTGTGTGCATCCTCCATCCTGACCCTGCTGGCAATCAGTGTAGACCGATACCTGGCCATTTCAACTCCTCTTAGCTACTCCCAGAGAGTGACCCCTCTCAGGGTGAAACTGGCCATGATGGCCATCTGGGCCTTGTCACTGGCTCTGTCCTTTGTGCCCATCCACCTGGGCTGGAACACAGTGGACTACAGAGTGCAGCACTTGGACTGGGGCATGGGCGATGAGGACATGGAGGGACAGTACTGCCAGTTTGAATGGAATAACAACTATGTACTTATTTATGCCTTTGGCTCATTTTACCTGCCTCTGCTGCTTATGTGTGGAATGTATCTTTGCATATTCAAAGTGGCAAGAGAACAG GTGCGGCGTATTCGTGTTGCCACTCCATCATTTGCACGCGCAGCATCAACTGCAGCCATAGCCCAAGAGCACAAAGCTACAGTGACCCTGGCAGCTGTACTGGGGGCCTTTGTCATCTGCTGGTTCCCCTACTTCACCTTCTTCACCTGTGTCGGCATAAAGGACAAAACAAACCCCCCTAACACATTTCACTCTGTGGTACAGTGGCTGGGCTATTTTAATTCAACCCTTAACCCCATTCTGTATCCATCCTTCAACAGGAATTTTCGCAGGGCCTATGGAGAGCTGTTTGGCTGGAGAGGACAATCTTGCAGAAAAATACAGCTTAtgggtgtgtctgtgcataAACGATTTACATTCACTAACAGAGAAAGTGTTTCTCAACAGTCTGAAGTGTTTCTGACGTAG